A single window of Pygocentrus nattereri isolate fPygNat1 chromosome 24, fPygNat1.pri, whole genome shotgun sequence DNA harbors:
- the LOC108431071 gene encoding zinc finger protein 436 — protein MKTNSAKRGRPPRKKTEIIGTKCAKYTFVKTEPLPTEGVLINSEADKPPSQYPYNGTKDYSSSEINQMKQEPGHFQLQAAQIQELMQSSSSLQPLPSDFKTRFPKTEPHCVPIHLDDVELKAEPDIRDVVMNGERCLHLKEEQEDGTKAKLEATERFAERTLRQDEEPASNSILSCPYCSVSFTDFKYLEKHLKWTHRSNYLAWLKHHKAPPQCTKISSSMLSCSYCPNRFFTQRQLKAHMQRNHLPSPAPARKRYTCPQCDRSFDYIGNLQNHCRKCHDLDTLCTGGELSCSACGKSFAGMWGLGPHCCNELEEDEEHKPDLKSDRPLCTDRGFLCRHCGKNCPTLQSLTIHMRTHTGEKPHACRECGRGFSELGSLRRHMAIHTGIKPYECPECGKHFARMNHLSTHLRTHTGERPYQCSDCGMKFSHKATLHMHQRVHSREKPFSCPDCSKVFATLGNMKAHQLMHNQDRIYECEQCGKMFARPDVLKKHLHTHSGERPYLCTVCGKSFSRIQHLTNHQRTHTGERPYNCEECGTTFSQSGDLTKHMRSHTGEKPYACPDCDRRYNNSGDLSKHRRSHTGQRPYRCQQCNKAFLMPHHLKTHILTHTGERPHSCPQCCRTFIRAHHLTQHIIKHH, from the exons ATGAAGACCAACTCTGCCAAGAGAGGAAGACCACCCCGAAAGAAAACTGAGATTATTGGGACTAAATGTGCCAAATACACATTTGTTAAGACGGAGCCACTGCCTACAGAGGGTGTTTTAATAAATTCTGAGGCAGATAAACCTCCATCACAATATCCTTACAATGGAACCAAAGACTATTCCTCTTCAGAAATAAACCAAATGAAGCAAGAACCAGGTCACTTTCAATTACAGGCAGCCCAAATCCAGGAGTTAATGCAGAGTAGCAGCAGCCTGCAGCCCCTGCCTTCTGATTTCAAAACACGGTTTCCAAAGACAGAACCACATTGTGTTCCGATACATTTGGATGATGTTGAGTTAAAAGCTGAGCCAGACATTCGTGATGTGGTGATGAATGGCGAgagatgtttacatttgaagGAGGAGCAAGAAGATGGGACAAAAGCCAAACTTGAGGCAACAGAGAGGTTTGCCGAGAGGACTCTCAGACAGGATGAAGAACCAG CTTCTAATTCTATCCTTTCCTGCCCTTACTGCTCTGTGTCCTTCACTGACTTCAAATACCTTGAGAAACACCTAAAATGGACTCATCGGAGTAACTACCTCGCTTGGCTTAAACATCACAAAGCACCACCCCAGTGTACCAAAATATCTTCCAGCATGTTGAGCTGCTCCTACTGTCCCAATCGCTTCTTTACCCAAAGGCAACTAAAGGCACACATGCAGCGGAATCATCTACCTTCACCTGCACCGGCTCGGAAACGCTACACCTGTCCTCAGTGTGACCGCAGCTTTGACTACATAGGCAACTTGCAGAACCATTGTCGAAAGTGCCATGATTTGGACACTTTGTGTACTGGAGGAGAGCTTAGCTGTTCAGCATGTGGAAAAAGCTTTGCAGGCATGTGGGGCCTTGGACCACATTGCTGTAATGAGTTGGAGGAGGACGAGGAGCACAAACCGGACCTCAAGTCGGACAGACCTCTTTGCACAGATCGTGGATTCCTGTGCCGACATTGCGGcaagaactgccctacactccAGAGCCTCACCATACACATGCGTACccacactggagagaagccgCACGCTTGTAGGGAATGTGGCCGTGGCTTCAGCGAGTTGGGCAGCCTGCGCAGGCACATGGCCATCCACACTGGCATCAAGCCCTATGAGTGCCCAGAGTGTGGCAAGCACTTTGCCAGGATGAACCACCTCAGCACACATCTGCGAACGCACACGGGTGAAAGGCCATATCAGTGCTCTGACTGTGGGATGAAGTTCAGCCACAAGGCTACACTTCATATGCATCAGCGTGTTCATTCCAGAGAAAAACCCTTCTCTTGTCCAGACTGCAGCAAAGTATTTGCAACACTGGGCAACATGAAGGCCCACCAGCTGATGCACAACCAAGATAGGATTTATGAGTGTGAGCAATGTGGAAAGATGTTTGCACGGCCGGATGTCCTAAAGAAGCACTTGCACACTCACAGTGGAGAGAGGCCTTACCTTTGCACTGTCTGTGGGAAGAGCTTCAGTCGCATCCAGCACTTGACGAACCACCAGCGCACACACACGGGCGAGAGGCCATACAACTGCGAGGAGTGCGGCACCACCTTCAGCCAGTCGGGCGATTTGACCAAACACATGCGCAGTCACACGGGAGAAAAGCCGTATGCCTGTCCGGACTGTGACCGTCGCTACAACAACTCTGGGGACTTGAGCAAGCATAGGCGCAGTCACACTGGCCAGAGACCTTACCGCTGTCAGCAGTGTAACAAAGCGTTTCTCATGCCTCACCACTTAAAGACACACATTCTCACGCACACTGGAGAGAGGCCGCATAGCTGTCCACAATGCTGTCGAACCTTTATACGGGCCCACCACCTTACCCAGCACATTATCAAGCATCACTAA